In the genome of Fimbriimonadia bacterium, the window CCAGGGTGCACCGGAGCCCATCCGGGCGTTGTTCGGGAGCGGATCGTCTTCCGCCTTTCCTGGTCCGAACGAATCTGGCCTGACGCCCGGCGACCCTCAGCTCTCAGCGGGGCCGAACCATGTGGTGGCATGCATCAACGGGCAGATCGCGTTCTATCAAAAGGACGGGACGAACACCTTCAGCGTCTCACCCAATGCGTTCTTCGCCTCCCTTGGAGGCTACTACCTTATCTTCGATCCGAGGACGTTCTATGACACGTACACCCAGAGATTCTGGGTGCTGTATCCGGCGATTCTCAATGGCTCGTGGAACAAGAGCTATTTCCTGGTAGCGCTCTCCGACGACTCGGACCCGAACGGAAACTGGACGCTCTGGGCACTGGACTCGAGCATGAACGGAAGTCAGAACACTACCAACTGGTCCGACTATCCTGGTTTCGGGCACACACAAGATGCCATCGTGTTCACTGCGAATATGTATACCAGTGGATGGGGTTGGGCGTACGGCAAAGTGAGAGTTGCGCTGAAGCAGCAGTTCCTCAATGGCAGCCCTAACATCACGTATACCGACTTCTGGAATTTCACGGACGCCTCCGGCGCGCAGGCAGCCAGTATGCAACCCGCACGAACGAAGGGTATGGCACACATGCCGTACTTCTGCAGCGCGGGTGGGAACAACCGAATCAACGTGTGGGGTATTCAGAACGTTACGACGACGCCGACTCTGGTGGCACGTCAGGTGCTCGTGTCCACTTTCAGCGCCCCTCCCAACGCTAGACAGCAGGGCGGTAGTGTGACGCTGTGGACGGTGGACAGTCGCATCTTCGACGTGCAATGCCGAGACAACCGACTGACGATTCTGCATAACGTCGATCAGGGTGGGTACTCCGCTCTGCGGTGGTACGAGTTGGACGCGTGGAACATGCCCACGTCGGTGTCGCTAGTGCAATCGGGCGTGCTCTCTGCTGCCAACACGGACCAGTACTTCGGAGCGCTTGCTATGAACGGTTGCGGCCACATGGGTGCTGCGTTCAGCCGATCGTCATCGAGCGAGTACATCTCCATCTACGGCGCAGTGCGATATGCCGATGCTGCGCTCGGCACGTTCGGCGCCCCGTACGTGATCCGTGCAGGGACGAGATACTACACCGGCGAGGGTGGCGGTAACGTGCGCTGGGGCGACTATTCAGGTCTCTGCGTAGATGGAGGGGATGACATTTCGTTCTGGGGCCTGAACATGGTCCCCGACCCTGCATCACCTGCCCTATGGGTAACCGAGATATTCCGGATCGATCCGGGTCGGACCGCCACGATCTCAGGAGCCGTAACTCTCGAGCACTACACGGCATCACCGGCGGGCATCTCGGGCATCTTGGAGCTGCGCGCGCCGAGCACTACTACCGTGCTCCACAGCTATCCGGTTACTTTGGACTCCAGCGGAACCTTTCTGATTACGCCGGCATACTTCGGTAGCTACGACGTCGCGCTTAAGCTGTCCCACTGGCTGAGGACGGTCGTTCCGGCCACCATCACATCTGGTACGAACTACGTGCTGATGACCATGAAGAACGGGGACGTCGTCCCCGACAACAGTGTGGATCTGTTGGACATCAACAAGATTCTAGCCTGGTTCGGCACCGCAGACCCGATGAGTGACCTGAACGGAAGTGGGATGGTGGACCTCGTTGACCTGAACATCACCCTGATGAACTTCGGTCTGGTCGGTCAACCTTAGGTAGGACCGTTCGCTGACCAGCCCTATGTGGTGGCCCCGGCGCATCAGCGCCGGGGCCACCACAACTATCACCCACGCGCAGTGACAGCCTATCGTATGGCGGAGGCATGCATTAGGGAGCCGATGAGGTCTGCCACGTGACCGATCCCTCTACCACCCGTTAGCTGCTGCAGCTTGCGGTCTGCATCTATCGGCCCAATCCTGTTCGTAGCGAAATCCTCCATTACGCTGCGCAGCTTCTGTAGATACTGACGCTGTGCTGCCGGCATCTTCGCGAGCTCATTGCCTAGCTTCGAATCGAGCTCCTTCACGAGACCCCTGCAGTTCTCCTGCATGGTGTTGTAGCGACCTAGCGAGGGGTGTTGCGCAGGGAGTTCGTTCACCTTGAACTTGCCCACTTCTCCAGCCTGCGACGCCCACTTGGGGTCTACGCGTGAGATGTTCACGCTCTTCTCGCCCTTCCGGCCCAACCAAGCGAGGTCCTTGTAAGCCTCGGGGTGCCCGCTGGTAGTAAAGTTGACGAATGCCTGATCGGGGTTGCGCCCTGTCACCTTCTTGTATGCCTCTTCGAGGTACTTCTGACCGGCTTCTTGGAACTCGTGTGGGCTGCGCGGCTGGCCGTTCTGTGTGAGTCCCCGCCGCCAGTCGGCATACTCCGGGTTGGGAACGGGCTTTCCACCCTGCATCAGGTAGCGCGGCGGCTCGGCGGCGCCGAGGTCCATATCCATGCTTGCCTTACCGGCACTGGATGCGTTGCGGAATTCACGGATCTTCTGCGGGCTCCAGCCTTCGCGCTTCATAATAGATTCCAGCTCAGCTTTCACCTTACCGTTGATCTGGCGTTCGTGCGAGCGATACCAATTGCCCAGTTTCGCGTCTCCCGAGCGCACTGCCTGGTTGAGCTGCATCTTTGCTGCGAAGGAGGACTTGATGGCTGCTGCCGCATCCTCGGCTTCGCGCCTGAGCCTTTCGATGACCTCCTTGGAGGCACCGGACTTCCCTGCTTCCGCCAGTTTCTCTGCCCGGCTCTTGAAGAGCTTGACGAGTGCCCTACCATTGGCAGCTTCACTCTGGAATCGAGCGGCATCAATCTGCTGCTGTACGGTGGGCCACTTCTTGGTGTTAGGCACGCCTTCGCTGCCCTTGCCGGCCATCGCACGGGTGACAGAACCTATCACACGCTTCAACACGAACGCCGTCGCAGCAGCCCTGGCCACATCGGCTGCGGCGCCCACGATACCCGATCGCTCGTAGCCATCGTAGGCGGATACTGCCAGATAGCCGATTTGACCGAGAGACTGAATGCCCTGTTTGAGCGCCTGGGTAGGACCCCCTTCGATATAACCAGTGGCACCCATGTAGGCGCTGTAGATGAGTGGACCACCGGCAAACGACGCTACGAACATGGCGTTGTCGGCTACGGACTTGATCTCCTGAGCCTTCTCCAGGCAGTAGTTAGCAGTGTCTGCCTTCTCCTGCTCCTTAGCCATCTCGCCGCTCCAGTGTGCCTGCACTCGCTCACCGAGCAATCGAACGGCATTACGCATCTGCTCCATATCGCGTGATGCCATGGTTTCGGTGTTCAGGTGCCTATCCACGAAGGCGCGCAGGTCTCGCCGTTGCTCGTACGGCAGCATGTCCAGGAGACGTGGCACCGCAGCCTGAAGGCGTGTGATCTCGGCCCATTCTTGTGCCATTTCTCTACCTTGCGCGGCCATGCGCTGAAGGCAGTATGCATCGAATTCGGTCCTTGTCCTGACCCACTCACCCGTTTTGACCCGCTGGATGGCGTCTTCCTCGGCCTGGATATTGGAGCGCGCACACATCAGCTGCCACTCGATCGCCTCACGGGATGCCGAGTCCTTCGCATCTGCTAACTGACGCTCGAGCCCCCGGATGTGGTCTCGGTAGTAGGCGATATTGTCTTCGTGGAAACGAATCTGTTCTTCGTTCGCCCGCTTCTCCAGTTCGGCGAGTGACAACTCCGCTGGAGGTTCCTCCACGATCTCCTCGCCTTCGCCTGCATACACATACACGTAGTGGCGGAACGACTGTGCAGCGCGGCCGCTCGATGCCGACCACGTGCTGTCCTCCGCCTTGAACTGAATGCGGAATCGTGCACCCGGAGTCCCAGGCGGCAGGGCCAACTTGACAGTCTTCTCGTCGGAGAGCTGCCCACCCACCGGACGATAGTCTTTGATACGTAGGAACTTATCCGAATCCACCGTCAACCCTGCGACGAAGTAATGGGAGTAGCCGTCCTGCTCGTACTTGCGGGTGGAAGGCGTCATTCCGACGAACGGCGAGTCCACCGTGAGGTACAGGTTCAGGCCACAGACCGCGCCAGGACCTCCACCGGCGAGGCTCTCGATGTCACCCTGCACATTGTCGGTGATCATGAGTCTGATATCGAATGGTTCGTTGGGTCGAATCGTGGCAGGTGGGGCGGTCCAGGCAACCGTGGTGATGCGATTGCACTTACCCAGGACGCGGCCACCGGACATGCTGCCCTCGCCTCCAGTGGTGGCATTCGTG includes:
- a CDS encoding tetratricopeptide repeat protein; this translates as MRNPSLAFWRLTPMLLLAAIGTHAQQAKPIELRDTSASALLADTYPVADFALELDIRCEKPGAVIQSGDPGLRGAIRLSITDDRVPLLEWQDGGWKSLSGSPLPALGSARLTIRRIGNRVWMALGGTDPVEATMAPLLSGSPLYAGRLPGGAGLRAMVGSVEVLSHTAWAQPGSPIRPNPSADDRKQLNSLLQAVNKALSDPKSADQAQRAVELAKSRFGYGTKEHSQANSLLAVCLFNQKQDQAAIQTLYESVALSEKAYGVGSFESGSDMRLLGAILTIQKNYPEAEPVLLHAKRLYQRAKSTENVNYAHLLNNLGITLRDLGKLTEAEPVLREALQRKEKLNGKDTADWPVTASALGWCLHLQGKDKEAEKYLSVALRLRERANPRDENVIASLKNRLAEVRGEGPAVVAETTTNMLFDLPPHSPEPPGSMPPPPIPTDVPPVRLTPDVEIRSMTEAQYTGLVSAVVEAMRLVYGEMSPQEDLAFSARWAPYFDHPSPEAIEYLENLLPLLDRYLQVRGALAEAAVAFDQAQLEAATCAGLGDDDGTLEAVELGKLHMEAIKSLLAELQALHQEIDALGDPPDPAAQKEEARRRFKSLLEETQKLLPSFAIKPAKTKTELNKKVVLTPVGKNLPTGVRVSWQFSDGKSLTGGMEPIGRIFDKPGTYTGVATATDPKTKKLIAKATTTIIVAEKAATPGVWRLEKVDKKDDRGQSGYTFTPTVTFSDNSLSTNATTGGEGSMSGGRVLGKCNRITTVAWTAPPATIRPNEPFDIRLMITDNVQGDIESLAGGGPGAVCGLNLYLTVDSPFVGMTPSTRKYEQDGYSHYFVAGLTVDSDKFLRIKDYRPVGGQLSDEKTVKLALPPGTPGARFRIQFKAEDSTWSASSGRAAQSFRHYVYVYAGEGEEIVEEPPAELSLAELEKRANEEQIRFHEDNIAYYRDHIRGLERQLADAKDSASREAIEWQLMCARSNIQAEEDAIQRVKTGEWVRTRTEFDAYCLQRMAAQGREMAQEWAEITRLQAAVPRLLDMLPYEQRRDLRAFVDRHLNTETMASRDMEQMRNAVRLLGERVQAHWSGEMAKEQEKADTANYCLEKAQEIKSVADNAMFVASFAGGPLIYSAYMGATGYIEGGPTQALKQGIQSLGQIGYLAVSAYDGYERSGIVGAAADVARAAATAFVLKRVIGSVTRAMAGKGSEGVPNTKKWPTVQQQIDAARFQSEAANGRALVKLFKSRAEKLAEAGKSGASKEVIERLRREAEDAAAAIKSSFAAKMQLNQAVRSGDAKLGNWYRSHERQINGKVKAELESIMKREGWSPQKIREFRNASSAGKASMDMDLGAAEPPRYLMQGGKPVPNPEYADWRRGLTQNGQPRSPHEFQEAGQKYLEEAYKKVTGRNPDQAFVNFTTSGHPEAYKDLAWLGRKGEKSVNISRVDPKWASQAGEVGKFKVNELPAQHPSLGRYNTMQENCRGLVKELDSKLGNELAKMPAAQRQYLQKLRSVMEDFATNRIGPIDADRKLQQLTGGRGIGHVADLIGSLMHASAIR